From the Planktothricoides raciborskii GIHE-MW2 genome, the window TTGCCAATCCCTGAATCAGGTGCAAGGATTAAAGATACAAGTGGTAGCTTTAAATAGTGAATTTTGGGGGCAAACTATTAGCGTGACTGGGGTGTTAACCGGCCAAGATTTGTTAATGGGATTGCAAGGGAAAGATTTAGGGGAAGCAATTTTATTGCCCACGGTGATGCTGAAACATGGTGAAAGTCGATTTTTAGATGATGTCACCGTTGAAGATTTATCCCGTCAACTTCAGGTGCCCGTGTTAATGGTTCATAGTGTTGAGGAATTGCTAAATACGGCGATCGCTGACCCATTCTGGAGGAAATAAAATTTTCCAGCTTTACAGCAATTTACTGTTGCATAAACCACAAATTTTCGTCTGTAAGGGCGAAGCATTCGGGCAGTCAATTCTCGGTTTTTACCCTGGAGATAACTGCCCGAATGCAGAAGTGTAAGGGCGAAGCATTCGGGCAGTCAATTCTCGGTTTTTACCCTGGAGATAACTGCCCGAATGCAGAAGTGTAAGGGCGAAGCATTCGGGCTGCTAATTATCGGGTTTTCCCCTGGAGATAACTGCCCGAATGCTTCGCCCCTACTTGCGGGAATGCTTTGCCTCTACCCTTGCAGCCAATTTTCTAAATCAGCCAAACTTTGAAAATAAAAAATTGCCTCGGTTAAACTTTCTAAATCCGCTAAAGATAGCTGTTCAACTTGACTGATAATTGGCGGGGTAATTTCTCCAAAACGCTTGGATAGTTGACGCATCACGAGGGCGATCGCTTGTTCAAGTCGTCCTTGTTCCTTGGCATAAGATAGTCGTCCTTTCTCATCTTGCAACATCATCCCCCGGCGATCAACCGCTTCCAATTCTTCTACCGTCATCTTCGCTTGGTTAGCCAAATTCAAAGCAAATTCTATTTCCGAGACTTCCCCTAAACTTGGTGGTATTTCCTCTAAAGTAGCCGCTTCTTTGAGAAAATAAATCCATTTATCGCTTAAAGCACTTAACTCTGAGAGAGTTTTCTTAAATTTGGGCAACTCCACAAATATCAGGCGCAATTCTTTGTCAATACAGGGAAAGTGTTGCGTTTCTTCTTGAAACACAAATTTGTTGATTACCGGTTGGGTTTGTGGAAACAGCATAAAATCGGTTATTGTCACTGCGATCGCTGGATTAAGTAAGGGATAATCCTCCTCTGTAACCAACTGGTTCCTATAGGTTTTTGTCAGATTATAAGCGACTCGTTTGTTAAAAGCGGTCATCGAAGCCACTTGCATTTCGATCGCCACAATTGACCCGTCCGCTAAAACCGCTTTCACATCTAGATAGGTGTCTTTTAATGTCATCACCTGACCGGGTTTATAGGGGTTGACAATGGTTAAGGATTTCATCACTTTCTCTCCCCCATAAACGATCGCATTGAGAAAGCTAATTAAGATTTCTTTACTTTGTTCAGAACCAAAGATTTTTTTAAAGGCATAATCGACCTTGGGACTAATGAATCTCATATTTTTTCCTTTTAAGCCATTAGGGATAGTTATCTAAATTTTACCACAAGGCTTTAGGTGACTTAATCACAAGTGAAGCGTCAAGCTAAGGGCGATCGCAAATATATCCAAAAAAATCACAAAAAAATCACAAATAGGCACAGGAGAGCCCCGCCAGAGGGCTCTCCTGGTGAGTGGGAAGCTATGAGGGTTTTACCTGGCCCGGAGTGGAACTTAACTGCTCCTACTGCTGGTTTTTTCTTGTTTTTTAACCCTTGAGTATCTCCAAAGAGGAACTCCGGGCCGGGTATCCCTGGTTTAGCTTGGGCTTGTATTACATTGGCCCCAGTTAACCTGAGTGTCTTTATAACTATATAATGAGGCTTTATTCTGGATTTGTCAATAGTTTTTATAATATTTTTTTGAAAGTTTATCTAACTGTTAAATTAGGCATTTTTGGCAATTTTTTAGTTATTTTTATGGCGACTTTTGCGCTGATGTTCAGCGTGGGTAATTATTTTGATTTGCCCTCGATAAAATAAAATATTTTAAGTCGCGATCGCATTATATCTTTCCTCTAGCTATTCTCTCGAAAAAAGCGATAGACTTATCTTGGCAAAAAAAGTGATATAAAATAAGTAGTGCGGATTTGAGGAAATAACTTATGGTAATGCAATTACAGCCCCAAACCGAAGCGGAAATCATTTATCCTAAAAGTGATGGACAACCGATCGCCGATAACACCATTCAATTTCGCTGGATTACCGTCATTTACTACAACTTGGCTTGGCTATTTGCCGAAAACGATCGGGTTTTCATAGCCGGAGACTTGCTCTGGTATCCAGTGCAGGGAAATAACTAATTAAGCGAAGCCCCGGATTTAATGGTAGTATTTGGGGTGGAAAAAGGAGACCGAGGTTCTTATCAACAGTGGAAAGAAAATAACATTGCCCCTCAAGTAGTATTTGATATTCTTTCCCCCAGCAATACTTTCACCGAAATGGGTCGGAAATATTTTATCAACGGTATGGAGTAGAAGAATACTATCTCTACGACCCGCAGCAAAATAGCTTAACCGGATGGGTACGTTCTGAGGAATGGCTAGATGAGATTTCGTCAATTAATGGCTGGGTTTCCCCTCGGTTAGGAATTCGCTTTGAATTGTCATCAGATACTTTCCAGTTATATCTTCCTGACGGGCAACCTTTTGCCGACTATATTCAGGTAAGACTAAAAATTTTATCAGCACAACTGAAACAGGAACGTCAGGCTAAGGAAACTGTATCAGCACAACTGGAACGGCAACGCGAACGGGCTAAACGTTTAGAGCAATTATTGCGAGAAGCGGGCATCGATCCCGATATTGCATCCGCAACGCTTCGCGATATTGCATCCGCAACGCTTCGCGAACGCAATTCTTAGCAACTCATAAACATTTTTGCTCTCTGATCTCAAAAATTAGAGCAAAAAAAGCGATCGCCTCTGAGGTAATTTCCCCTTCATGCGATCGCAAGGAATAGGGAACGGGAAACGGGGAATGGGAAACGGGGAACGGGGAACGGGGAACGGGGAAAAGTTGCCTATTCCCTGATAACTGTTCCCTAATAACTATTCCCTTTTTTTTACCGAATTAAGGCCCAGAAAAAACCGCTTCCTGAATATCTTCGCGACTTAAAGAATACTTAAAAGAACGCTTAATATCTTGATTACCACCAGCGGCATTAATATAGCGGACATTAATCTGATCTATATCCAGTTCTATCTCAGCTTTCCAGGTGGGTTTTTCCACATACCAAATACTTAACTCATCGCGGCTTTGTTCGCATCCCATATCGCGCAGCCATTGCTCGATATCAGGGAGAGGATGGTTATAGAGAGGAGTGGTCGGTGCCAGTTTAGTCATCATTTAATTCTAAGCATGAATATATGCGATCATTCTATGACTTATTGAATTGACATTGGACAAAATCATCAGAGAACTCAGATAGATTCCCCGGTAAGCAGTGGTAAAGTGCTTTAGCCCGGAGGCAAACACAAGCAGCTAACGGTTTGAAACGCCGTATCTCCTCGGATAACCGCGATCGCGATCGCCAGCATAATACAGCCCAAAACCGTAATAGCCATAAAAAACAGCGCCGAAATCTCCCCAGCGGATAACGGACGATCCACAGGTTCCAGGGACGATGACTGCGACGAAGGTCGAGCATAAGCGCGATTAGATGCTAACCCCTGCCGAAGCTGATGTTCATAAATCTTTTGCTGATAAAAACGCAACTGTTGATCGTAAATCGCCCGCTGCCGGGGATCGCTCAGAATCCCGTAAGCTTCCTTCACCTCTTGAAACTTTTCCTTAGCCAAATCCGAAGGCAAATTAGTCGTATCTGGGTGATAGCGCTTACTAAATTCCCAGTACGCCTTGCGAATTTCCACTATCGACGCCGAATATGACAATCCCAGCACCGTGTAATAATTCTGTAACTCCTCGGATGCGGCAGGCATTGCCCACCCACCGTCTGTTTGAGCAGACATCCGCTCTCGATCGTCCTGATTTTGAACCCACATCAGTACAAAGCAAATATCAGTTAGTTAGTTCTGATATTATGACTCAACTCGACAGAAGTTATTAGTTGGTGGTTGGTGGTTGGTGGTTGTTGCTTGTTGGTTGGTGGTTGGTGGTTGGTTGGGGAAAGTCGTAGGGGCGAATGGCCATTCGCCCGTACAAAAGAATTATCACTATTCACTATTCACTATTCACTATTCACTATTCACTATTCACTATTCACTATTCACTATTCACTTCTCCCCTGCACCTCTGCTCGATGGCGGCTCCCCCCGCTCCCCCGCTCGATGGCGGCTCCCCTGCACCCCTGTTGCCTTTCGATCGCTAATTCTCGCAATCTCCATACTCTACTCTGGTACAATATAAAGTTTGCAATGTTACAACAGTTGTTGGATGGAGATGCCGATTATGGCCCGGATGTACTACGACGCGGATGCCAACTTAGACCTATTAGCCGGAAAAACCATTGCAATTATTGGTTACGGCTCTCAAGGTCATGCCCATGCCCTGAACCTAAAAGAAAGCGGCATAAATGTAATTGTCGGATTATATCCGGGCAGTAAGTCAGCCGCTAAAGCCAAAGAAGCCGGATTGACAGTTCACACCGTCGCTGACGCTGCTAAAGCCGCTGACTGGATTATGATTTTGTTGCCGGATGAAGTACAAAAAACTGTCTACAAAAACGAAATTGAACCGAACCTGAGTCCAGGCAAAGTCCTGTCCTTTGCTCACGGTTTCAATATTCACTTTGGTCAAATTGTGCCCCCGGACAATGTAGACGTAGTGATGGTGGCACCGAAAGGCCCCGGACATTTAGTGCGACGCACCTATACCCAGGGAGAGGGCGTCCCTTGCTTATTTGCCGTCTATCAAGATGCCAGCGGTCAAGCCCGCGATCGCGCCATGGCCTATGCCAAAGGCATTGGTGGCACCCGTGGAGGCATCCTGGAAACCACCTTCCGCGAAGAAACCGAAACCGACCTCTTTGGGGAACAAGTCGTACTGTGTGGCGGTTTAAGTGCGCTCATCAAAGCCGGATTTGAAACCTTAGTTGCCGCTGGATATCAGCCAGAACTAGCCTATTTTGAATGCCTCCACGAAGTTAAACTAATTGTTGACTTAATTGTGGAAGGTGGCCTTGCCAATATGCGTGATAGCATTTCTAACACCGCTGAATATGGCGACCTTACTCGTGGGCCACGCATTGTCACCGATCAAACTCGTGCCGAAATGCGGAAAATTTTATCAGAAATTCAATCCGGTCAATTTGCGCGGGAATTTGTATTAGAAAATCAAGCGGGTAAACCAGGCTTTACCGCCATGCGGCGTCAAGAAGCCGAACATCCCATTGAGGAAGTCGGCAAAGATTTAAGAGCAATGTTTAGCTGGCTGAAAAAATAGTCAATCAGGGAACAGTTATCAGGGAACAGTTATCAGGGAATAGGTAACTTTTCCCCGATCCTTCCCGTTCCCCGTTCCCTATTCCCTGATAACCGAACCCCGTTCCCTCAACAGTTATCAGGGAATAGGCAACTTTTCTAGGTAACTTTTCCCCGATCCTTCCCGTTCCCCGTTCCCTATTCCCTGATAACCGAACCCCGTTCCCTCAACAGTTATCAGGGAATAGGCAACTTTTCCCCGATCCTTCCCGTTCCCCGTTCCCTATTCCCTGATAACCGAACCCCGTTCCCTCAACAGTTATCAGGGAATAGGCAACTTTTCCCCGATCCTTCCCGTTCCCCGTTCCCTATTCCCTGATAACCGAACCCCGTTCCCTCAATGGAAAATTTATGGATAAATCTGCTTTTATGTGTAGAATATTGATGCCAAAAACCTCTAACACAGATAAAGCAATTTTAACATTATGAACTGATTAACAGGGTTAATCAGTTAATATAAACGACTTAAAACAAAGCTTTTTAGGAATCATGGCCTAGTGAAATCAGTAATGATTAACTACAGCCTTATTCCTAATTTTTTTACCTAAAATTTACCAAAAAGTTGAGGAAATTCCCTACTTGGTGGATTCAGGATCTTGGTCTAACATATTACCTCGATTATCTTTGGTTTTTGTCACCCAATTAGGAACTAATTTCTCCCCAAATTCAACTAAGGTTGTCCGGGCTTGGGTACTGGCATTTCTCATATTGTCCGGCAATACTGCCACCTTATCGCCAAAGCCAATATAAAGAAAGATGAGAATAACTGAACCGGAAATGAGACTGGTTTTTAACATAGTTTCCCCCGAAATTTAATATTTAATCCTTGACAATCCTTGACAAATGTTTAAGCATTGACCCGGGCGGACATATAATACCTTATATGCTGACATCATCTGTTCTAATTGTACCCAAATAACTCAAAGTCGGTAAAGACCAAATCATTAGCAAGATTTACCAAGAGAGCAAATGGGTGTCACCAAAGCTGTGAATGGGGCAAATTCAGCCAAAAATCTAAAATTTAAACGTTTAAAAGAGGTAAAAGGGGACTATGGAAGTTATTCCCGCGATCGATTTACTCGGAGGGCATTGTGTCCGACTATACCAAGGAGATTACCAACAGTCGGAAACCTTTAATGAAGATCCTGTCACCGTCGCCAAACAGTGGATGAATCAAGGGGCGACTCGACTGCACTTAGTAGACCTAGATGGGGCGAAAGCGGGAGAACAGCTTAACCTCAAAGCCATTGAAGCGATTGTTAAAGCTATATCCCCAATACCTGTACAAGTTGGGGGTGGTTTACGCAGTTATGCTGCGGTCAGTAACTTATTGGGTCTAGGGGTGCAGCGAGCCATTCTCGGCACAGTAGCGGTAGAAAATCCTGACTTAGTTGGGCAGTTGTGCCAAGAATTTTTGGGACAGATCGCCGTGGGGATTGATGCGCGTAACGGTAAAGTCGCCACTCGTGGTTGGCTGGAAACCTCGGAAATCATGGCCACGGATTTAGCCAAACGTATGGAAGAATTAGGCGTCGCGACGATTATCTATACCGATATTCATCGGGACGGCACCCTAAAAGGGCCGAATATTCCTGCTTTACGGGAAATGGCAGA encodes:
- a CDS encoding Rpn family recombination-promoting nuclease/putative transposase, encoding MRFISPKVDYAFKKIFGSEQSKEILISFLNAIVYGGEKVMKSLTIVNPYKPGQVMTLKDTYLDVKAVLADGSIVAIEMQVASMTAFNKRVAYNLTKTYRNQLVTEEDYPLLNPAIAVTITDFMLFPQTQPVINKFVFQEETQHFPCIDKELRLIFVELPKFKKTLSELSALSDKWIYFLKEAATLEEIPPSLGEVSEIEFALNLANQAKMTVEELEAVDRRGMMLQDEKGRLSYAKEQGRLEQAIALVMRQLSKRFGEITPPIISQVEQLSLADLESLTEAIFYFQSLADLENWLQG
- a CDS encoding DUF3143 domain-containing protein, translating into MTKLAPTTPLYNHPLPDIEQWLRDMGCEQSRDELSIWYVEKPTWKAEIELDIDQINVRYINAAGGNQDIKRSFKYSLSREDIQEAVFSGP
- a CDS encoding J domain-containing protein, translating into MSAQTDGGWAMPAASEELQNYYTVLGLSYSASIVEIRKAYWEFSKRYHPDTTNLPSDLAKEKFQEVKEAYGILSDPRQRAIYDQQLRFYQQKIYEHQLRQGLASNRAYARPSSQSSSLEPVDRPLSAGEISALFFMAITVLGCIMLAIAIAVIRGDTAFQTVSCLCLPPG
- the ilvC gene encoding ketol-acid reductoisomerase, with amino-acid sequence MARMYYDADANLDLLAGKTIAIIGYGSQGHAHALNLKESGINVIVGLYPGSKSAAKAKEAGLTVHTVADAAKAADWIMILLPDEVQKTVYKNEIEPNLSPGKVLSFAHGFNIHFGQIVPPDNVDVVMVAPKGPGHLVRRTYTQGEGVPCLFAVYQDASGQARDRAMAYAKGIGGTRGGILETTFREETETDLFGEQVVLCGGLSALIKAGFETLVAAGYQPELAYFECLHEVKLIVDLIVEGGLANMRDSISNTAEYGDLTRGPRIVTDQTRAEMRKILSEIQSGQFAREFVLENQAGKPGFTAMRRQEAEHPIEEVGKDLRAMFSWLKK
- the hisA gene encoding 1-(5-phosphoribosyl)-5-[(5-phosphoribosylamino)methylideneamino]imidazole-4-carboxamide isomerase produces the protein MEVIPAIDLLGGHCVRLYQGDYQQSETFNEDPVTVAKQWMNQGATRLHLVDLDGAKAGEQLNLKAIEAIVKAISPIPVQVGGGLRSYAAVSNLLGLGVQRAILGTVAVENPDLVGQLCQEFLGQIAVGIDARNGKVATRGWLETSEIMATDLAKRMEELGVATIIYTDIHRDGTLKGPNIPALREMAEHIDIPIVASGGVSSLTDLLSLLSLEPMGVNSVIVGRALYTGDVSLKEAIQAVGSGRIQDIPPDFGTSALA